The following are encoded in a window of Brevibacillus sp. DP1.3A genomic DNA:
- a CDS encoding acyl-CoA dehydrogenase family protein, with product MAETKDLIRGGSFLIDAGSADDVFVPEEYTDEQKMIAKTTEDFVNNEVRPHLEELENHQFDISVRLLKEAGELGLLAGDVPEKYEGLGLDKVSTALVTEKFSLARGFALSYGAHVGIGSLPIVYFGNEEQKQRYLPDLASGKRIAAYCLTEPGSGSDALGAKTTATLSADGTHYILNGEKQWITNAGFADVFIVYAKIDGEKFTAFIVERTFPGVSFGPEEKKMGIKCSSTRTVILQDVPVPVDNLLGESGKGHVIAFNILNVGRYKLAVGAVGSAKKAVELATNYAKERKQFKTPIANFTLIKNKLANMAVKTYAAESSVYRTVGLFDTALTRLGEKADDGAEVAKAIADYAIECSINKVFATEVLDYCVDEGVQIHGGYGFMSEYEIENMYRDSRINRIFEGTNEINRMLIPDTLVKKAMKGELPLMQAAGSLQAELMSYYPEEIEDAPLAMEKHLINITRKIILMVAGSALMKYQQEMSKEQELLAFAADMLIELYAMDSIVKRTEKAMAAHGIEAEQQKLEMTAVYVHEAFDRIEGWAKEALATMEEGDELRLRLSILKKLTRRTPINTVALKRSIADRVIEAGAYVV from the coding sequence ATGGCAGAAACAAAAGATTTGATCCGCGGTGGAAGCTTTTTGATCGATGCAGGTTCAGCTGATGATGTATTCGTGCCAGAAGAATACACCGACGAGCAAAAGATGATTGCCAAGACGACGGAGGATTTCGTCAACAATGAAGTTCGTCCTCATCTGGAAGAGCTTGAAAACCACCAATTTGATATTTCGGTTCGTCTGTTGAAGGAAGCAGGGGAGCTCGGTCTGTTGGCTGGAGATGTTCCGGAGAAATACGAGGGACTGGGGCTGGATAAAGTCAGCACTGCACTCGTAACAGAGAAGTTCTCGCTGGCTCGCGGCTTTGCGCTCAGCTACGGCGCCCATGTCGGTATCGGGTCACTGCCGATCGTGTACTTTGGAAACGAGGAACAAAAACAGCGTTACCTGCCTGATCTGGCGTCTGGAAAACGAATCGCTGCCTACTGCCTGACAGAGCCAGGCTCTGGCTCAGATGCGCTGGGTGCGAAAACGACAGCGACACTCTCCGCAGATGGCACGCACTATATTCTCAACGGAGAGAAGCAATGGATCACAAACGCTGGCTTTGCTGATGTGTTTATCGTATACGCGAAAATTGATGGCGAGAAATTTACAGCCTTTATCGTCGAGCGCACATTCCCAGGTGTTTCGTTTGGACCGGAAGAGAAGAAGATGGGGATCAAATGCTCCTCGACACGTACGGTCATTTTGCAAGATGTACCTGTGCCGGTAGACAATCTGCTCGGTGAGTCTGGGAAAGGTCACGTGATCGCGTTCAACATCTTGAACGTTGGTCGTTACAAGCTCGCGGTGGGCGCAGTCGGCTCCGCGAAAAAAGCAGTGGAACTCGCGACAAACTACGCAAAAGAGCGTAAGCAGTTCAAAACGCCAATTGCCAACTTTACCTTAATCAAAAACAAACTGGCGAACATGGCAGTGAAAACGTATGCGGCTGAAAGCTCCGTCTATCGGACAGTGGGTCTGTTCGATACAGCGCTGACTCGCTTGGGTGAAAAAGCGGATGATGGCGCGGAGGTTGCGAAGGCGATTGCGGATTATGCAATTGAATGCTCGATCAATAAAGTATTTGCCACTGAGGTTTTGGATTACTGCGTGGACGAAGGCGTGCAAATCCACGGTGGATACGGCTTTATGTCCGAGTATGAGATCGAGAACATGTACCGTGACTCTCGGATTAACCGTATTTTCGAAGGAACGAACGAAATCAACCGCATGCTCATCCCAGATACGCTCGTGAAAAAGGCGATGAAAGGCGAACTGCCACTCATGCAAGCAGCAGGCAGCCTGCAAGCAGAGCTGATGAGCTATTATCCAGAAGAGATTGAAGATGCACCTTTAGCTATGGAGAAGCATCTGATCAACATCACGCGCAAAATCATTTTGATGGTGGCTGGTTCTGCGTTGATGAAATACCAACAGGAGATGTCCAAAGAACAGGAGCTCTTGGCATTCGCGGCTGATATGCTGATCGAGCTGTATGCAATGGACAGCATCGTGAAGCGTACCGAGAAAGCAATGGCGGCACATGGCATCGAAGCCGAGCAGCAAAAGCTGGAAATGACCGCTGTGTATGTACATGAGGCATTCGACCGTATCGAAGGCTGGGCGAAGGAAGCATTGGCAACGATGGAAGAGGGCGACGAGCTTCGTCTACGCCTCTCGATCCTGAAAAAGCTGACCCGCCGCACGCCGATCAATACGGTGGCACTCAAACGTTCGATTGCGGATCGTGTTATCGAAGCGGGAGCATATGTGGTATAG
- a CDS encoding Ger(x)C family spore germination protein: MARIRAIAALLLLPLLLSGCWNAREIENLLYVNALGVDFVDNKFEVYAQILSFSTIAKQEAGGERSTSGVAIAKGSGDSFVSALFSLYPANQEQMTWSHIRSLVLSEQVLKSPLLDQVIDELDRFYEFRYTIWTYATKDPLMDILTPKQVFKQPVIYSQLSNPQDLHKQNSVIYPMKLFQFVSKRDEPNKVVYLPMLSINRKTWSEDNKPLPQLKTTGACMLQNKEVKGCWPRSELLGLRWLDKHTNRSLLTLKKGKQPLANLVLQKPKVKIQPLLRDNQVTFQIDVELLGFIPQYHHISPVREIEKEAAKKIEEQIRGLYEKGRKQQMDTLQLGHTLYRKYPQEWKRMQQNGALPLQPSSLGAVNVKVTIYDGGISKVKQVR, translated from the coding sequence ATGGCTCGCATCCGCGCAATAGCTGCCCTCCTCCTCCTTCCGCTCCTGCTAAGTGGCTGCTGGAACGCGCGAGAAATTGAGAATCTGCTTTATGTCAATGCGCTTGGGGTCGATTTTGTTGACAATAAATTCGAGGTGTACGCCCAAATATTGAGCTTCTCTACCATCGCCAAACAAGAAGCGGGAGGAGAACGGTCTACAAGCGGGGTGGCCATTGCAAAAGGAAGCGGCGATTCTTTTGTGAGCGCACTCTTTAGTCTCTATCCCGCAAATCAAGAGCAAATGACATGGAGTCATATACGCTCTCTGGTTCTCAGTGAACAAGTATTGAAATCCCCGCTTCTCGATCAGGTCATCGATGAGCTCGATCGGTTTTACGAATTTCGTTACACGATCTGGACATATGCAACCAAAGATCCACTGATGGATATTCTTACGCCCAAGCAAGTCTTCAAACAGCCTGTCATTTACTCGCAGTTGTCCAATCCACAGGATCTTCACAAGCAAAACTCGGTGATTTACCCGATGAAGCTGTTTCAATTTGTCAGCAAAAGAGATGAGCCGAACAAGGTCGTCTATTTGCCAATGCTCTCTATTAACAGAAAGACCTGGTCGGAGGACAACAAACCTTTACCCCAGCTTAAAACAACCGGTGCCTGCATGCTGCAAAACAAGGAGGTCAAGGGATGCTGGCCGCGCTCTGAGCTGCTCGGATTGCGCTGGTTAGACAAGCATACGAATCGATCATTACTGACTTTGAAGAAGGGCAAGCAGCCTCTCGCAAATCTCGTCCTGCAAAAACCAAAAGTAAAGATACAGCCGCTGCTGCGAGACAATCAGGTCACGTTTCAGATTGATGTAGAACTGCTCGGCTTCATACCGCAATACCATCACATCAGCCCTGTTCGGGAAATCGAAAAAGAAGCCGCGAAAAAAATCGAAGAGCAGATTCGGGGGCTATACGAAAAAGGACGGAAGCAGCAGATGGACACGCTCCAGCTCGGTCACACCCTTTATCGCAAATATCCGCAAGAATGGAAACGGATGCAGCAAAATGGGGCACTACCGCTTCAGCCGTCTTCTCTGGGGGCGGTGAACGTCAAAGTGACGATTTACGATGGCGGAATTTCGAAGGTGAAACAAGTTCGTTAA
- a CDS encoding spore germination protein — MKNRRFAKVKGYTPASAVIELPSISVQAFQDLFENCNDVCVDTHTLVPGHSPTRVHFIYADCICDLNHISEYLMPQLIQLFVNEDILDAEELFEKRLFFMNELTQPTNVDWICRHVFSGNLLLVFEDFQAVYYVETGNPPRREPEETNTDASISGPRDGFTEEINTNLGLIRKRLRTYQLKFVPYIIGSHTHTRVGLLYLQDQIDPQLLKEIQDRMNSLDSKGIISGMQVEERLSRSPFTLLPEFQYTGRPDYVVNALLKGRFAVLVDGSPISLIGPVNFFMLLNAAEDNSSSVFSVAFVRILRLACVLIALFLPGFWVGLITYHQEQLPYTLIATIVKSRQGVPLPAALEVLLMVLLFDLFKEAGLRLPLSIGQTLSVVGGLIVGQAAISAGLTSTGSLVIVALSVMATFTLSNQHIVSSVTLFRFGILLLCSLLGMFGFMMSLLAMVLFFSNMRSFGLYYLSPLAPTSWPDLYKTLFRTPWRKVEKSPEFLHNPEKRKGS; from the coding sequence ATGAAGAATCGTAGGTTTGCCAAGGTCAAAGGGTATACGCCAGCATCAGCCGTTATAGAATTGCCCTCGATTTCTGTACAGGCGTTTCAAGATTTGTTTGAAAACTGCAATGACGTATGCGTAGATACACACACCCTGGTCCCAGGGCACTCTCCTACTCGCGTTCATTTTATCTACGCCGACTGCATTTGCGATTTAAATCACATCAGTGAGTACTTGATGCCACAGCTCATCCAGCTTTTTGTCAACGAAGACATTCTCGATGCAGAAGAGTTATTTGAGAAACGGCTCTTTTTCATGAATGAGCTGACGCAGCCGACGAATGTTGATTGGATATGCAGGCACGTTTTTTCCGGAAATTTGTTGCTAGTGTTTGAAGACTTTCAAGCAGTCTATTATGTGGAGACTGGCAATCCTCCTAGGCGCGAACCCGAGGAAACGAATACGGATGCATCAATTAGCGGCCCCCGAGATGGCTTTACAGAAGAAATTAATACGAATCTGGGACTCATCCGTAAACGGCTGCGGACGTATCAATTAAAATTCGTCCCGTATATCATCGGCAGCCACACGCATACCCGTGTTGGTTTGTTATATTTGCAGGACCAAATCGACCCGCAGTTGTTGAAGGAAATTCAAGACAGAATGAATTCGCTTGATAGCAAAGGCATCATTAGTGGTATGCAAGTAGAAGAAAGATTATCTCGCTCACCCTTTACTCTTTTGCCCGAGTTTCAATACACGGGAAGACCCGATTATGTGGTAAATGCCCTGTTAAAGGGACGATTTGCCGTTTTGGTTGATGGCTCTCCCATTTCGCTCATTGGTCCTGTTAACTTTTTCATGCTGCTAAACGCTGCTGAAGATAACAGCTCCTCTGTTTTTTCCGTCGCATTTGTTCGGATTCTGCGACTCGCCTGTGTCCTCATTGCCCTTTTTTTACCCGGCTTTTGGGTTGGACTCATTACGTATCATCAGGAACAGCTTCCCTATACACTCATTGCCACCATCGTCAAATCGAGACAAGGTGTTCCATTACCAGCTGCCTTGGAGGTTTTGCTCATGGTGCTCTTGTTTGATCTATTCAAGGAGGCTGGTTTGCGCCTTCCTCTGTCCATCGGTCAAACACTGTCTGTTGTAGGAGGCCTGATCGTCGGACAGGCAGCGATATCCGCTGGTTTGACCTCCACAGGCAGTCTTGTCATTGTCGCGCTTTCCGTAATGGCTACCTTTACGTTATCCAATCAGCATATCGTCTCGTCAGTCACACTGTTTCGGTTCGGGATATTGCTCTTATGCTCGCTTCTCGGGATGTTTGGCTTCATGATGTCGCTTCTGGCCATGGTTCTGTTCTTTTCCAACATGCGCTCCTTTGGCCTTTACTATTTGTCGCCGCTTGCGCCGACCTCTTGGCCTGACTTGTATAAAACGCTGTTCCGCACACCATGGCGTAAAGTGGAGAAAAGCCCTGAATTCCTGCATAATCCTGAAAAAAGGAAGGGCTCCTGA
- a CDS encoding endospore germination permease — translation MHATWHILPLNRINPNAMQILLGVRDYFGGEIMKNGLSFTQIVVMLLLTNGLMNHVIVIPMMLDSAKRDSWISVLLAGLLYLLWTGLLYTVYKKTENEHLFQWMKKTYGFPLYFVLALLTCVYCFAIATMTMTDTITWINLSFAPETPLEVHTILFAVLCLVNAMFGIRSIAITSSVLLPFVVLLGFFVMSTNFPNKDYSLLLPIMENGMPPVLKGMMYAGTGFVELLLFLFLKHHLQSKVPYYQLFILAFVMIGLTFGPTLGAIVEFGPDKAGKLRYPAYEEWRLANIGLYIEHLDFLSIYQWFSGAFTRISLSLLLIVEILMIPYGKKRIWWLIGLFFFSSALSLYPISAIQYYSLLSKQVMPSLLVLALSISVVFALLTAFAPRRKQHEES, via the coding sequence ATGCATGCGACTTGGCACATTCTGCCGCTGAATCGAATAAATCCCAACGCCATGCAAATACTGTTGGGAGTACGAGATTACTTTGGCGGGGAAATCATGAAAAACGGATTATCTTTTACACAAATCGTCGTCATGCTGCTTTTAACCAACGGATTGATGAACCATGTCATCGTCATTCCGATGATGCTAGATTCGGCCAAAAGAGACTCCTGGATCTCGGTTTTGTTAGCTGGGCTGCTTTACTTGTTGTGGACTGGTTTACTCTATACGGTCTATAAAAAAACAGAGAATGAGCATCTGTTCCAGTGGATGAAAAAGACTTACGGCTTCCCTCTGTATTTCGTTTTGGCGCTACTGACATGTGTCTACTGCTTCGCAATCGCTACCATGACGATGACCGATACGATTACCTGGATCAATTTATCGTTTGCTCCAGAAACACCACTGGAGGTACATACGATTTTGTTTGCAGTCCTGTGTCTCGTAAATGCCATGTTTGGAATCCGCTCTATCGCTATTACCTCATCTGTTCTTTTGCCATTCGTCGTGCTTTTAGGATTTTTCGTCATGTCTACCAACTTTCCAAACAAGGATTACAGTCTTCTCCTCCCCATCATGGAAAATGGGATGCCCCCTGTTTTAAAGGGAATGATGTATGCGGGCACAGGCTTTGTCGAGCTGCTCCTCTTTTTATTTTTGAAACATCACCTTCAATCCAAAGTGCCGTACTATCAACTATTCATTTTGGCGTTTGTCATGATTGGCCTGACATTCGGCCCAACCTTAGGAGCGATCGTAGAATTCGGACCTGATAAAGCCGGAAAATTGCGCTATCCTGCCTATGAAGAATGGCGACTCGCCAATATTGGCCTGTATATCGAGCATCTCGATTTCCTGAGCATATACCAATGGTTTAGCGGTGCCTTTACGCGAATTTCTCTCTCGCTTTTGCTCATTGTAGAGATTCTGATGATTCCTTATGGGAAGAAACGGATTTGGTGGTTGATCGGGCTCTTTTTCTTCTCATCTGCCCTCTCCCTCTATCCGATAAGTGCGATTCAATATTACAGCCTTTTATCGAAACAGGTTATGCCTAGTCTTTTGGTATTGGCCCTGTCTATTTCCGTCGTTTTTGCTCTCTTGACAGCCTTCGCCCCTAGGAGGAAACAACATGAAGAATCGTAG
- a CDS encoding spore germination protein has protein sequence MAMRGWLRRKKTSVKDRMSHSSEPIRVREISERLSDNLAELNAIFTLTPDLVIRTFACQHIEGMVTLVYLNGLVDKNSINNNVLRPLLSHPAGEKSSIFDLLSVGKVSVAYDFRKVETEILLGSSLLFIEGRKEVLVIETNGWPQRAIEDPQLEAALKGGHQGFVETDTHNIALIRRYIPNREMKIKEMWLGERGLSKLSIIYLADVANPEILQELEDRLKSIKVDSILNASELEEYIEDNPYSLFPQFLTSERPDTVASHILQGKIVVVVDRSPSVLIGPATFVSFFQNVDDYGTRWPVATFIRLLRYLAFLIATFLPAIYIAVISFNYEVIPLDLILSVGESREKVPFPPLLEAFIMELTLEMLRESGIRLPAPIGQTVGIVGGIVIGQAVVQAGIVSNIMVIVVAFTAISSFIIPNYDMASAVRLIRFLMMILAAMFGFVGIIVGLMTLIGHLITLESLGVPYGSPLAPVRFGDWKDLFIRLPLWKMKDRPLSAHTIEEQRQGDNRPREDG, from the coding sequence ATGGCGATGAGAGGGTGGCTGAGAAGAAAAAAGACATCTGTCAAAGACAGGATGAGCCACTCGAGTGAGCCTATCCGTGTTCGGGAGATCAGTGAACGATTAAGTGATAACCTTGCGGAGCTGAATGCGATTTTCACGCTGACACCCGATTTGGTCATTCGAACCTTTGCGTGCCAGCATATAGAGGGCATGGTTACACTCGTCTACTTGAATGGCTTGGTTGACAAAAACTCGATTAATAACAATGTGCTTCGTCCGCTTTTGTCACATCCAGCGGGTGAGAAATCGAGTATTTTTGACCTGTTATCTGTCGGAAAGGTATCGGTTGCCTACGACTTTCGCAAAGTAGAAACCGAGATTTTGCTTGGGAGCAGTCTTTTATTTATTGAGGGTCGAAAAGAAGTGCTTGTGATCGAAACGAATGGATGGCCGCAGCGGGCGATAGAAGACCCGCAGTTGGAGGCTGCGCTGAAGGGCGGACACCAAGGGTTTGTCGAAACGGACACGCATAACATTGCCCTCATTCGCCGCTATATTCCCAACCGTGAAATGAAAATAAAAGAAATGTGGTTAGGAGAAAGAGGCCTTTCAAAGCTTTCGATCATCTATTTGGCTGATGTGGCGAATCCGGAAATATTACAGGAACTGGAAGATCGGCTCAAGAGCATCAAGGTTGACTCGATTCTCAATGCGTCTGAACTGGAGGAGTATATCGAGGATAATCCTTACTCTCTGTTTCCTCAGTTTTTGACTTCAGAACGGCCAGATACAGTCGCCTCTCACATCTTGCAAGGGAAGATTGTCGTCGTTGTCGATCGCTCTCCAAGCGTATTAATCGGACCAGCTACTTTCGTTTCCTTTTTTCAAAATGTTGACGATTACGGTACGCGCTGGCCTGTCGCTACGTTCATCCGATTGCTTCGCTACTTGGCATTCTTGATTGCTACTTTTTTACCCGCGATTTATATTGCGGTGATTTCTTTCAATTATGAGGTGATCCCACTCGATTTGATTTTGTCAGTCGGAGAGTCCCGCGAAAAGGTTCCATTCCCTCCCTTGTTAGAGGCATTCATTATGGAGCTCACACTGGAAATGCTCAGGGAATCGGGGATTCGCTTGCCAGCGCCTATCGGACAAACCGTCGGTATCGTAGGGGGTATCGTGATCGGTCAAGCGGTCGTACAAGCGGGGATTGTAAGCAACATTATGGTGATCGTCGTTGCATTTACAGCGATCTCATCTTTTATTATCCCGAACTACGATATGGCCTCGGCAGTTAGGCTAATTCGATTTTTGATGATGATACTTGCTGCGATGTTTGGGTTCGTTGGAATTATAGTGGGATTAATGACACTGATTGGCCATTTAATTACGCTGGAATCATTAGGTGTTCCTTATGGAAGCCCTCTTGCCCCTGTGCGTTTCGGAGATTGGAAAGATTTGTTTATCCGCCTGCCACTATGGAAAATGAAAGATCGTCCCCTGTCAGCCCACACGATTGAGGAGCAAAGGCAGGGGGATAATCGGCCAAGGGAGGACGGGTGA
- a CDS encoding endospore germination permease — MKKYTYNQLSVLQYILLIHGAQVGIGVLTIPRELAEKASTDGWISLLIGWLGATLVSLVITNMMKQYPEKTIIDIFPLILGKWLGRVAIALMSIYCGIAAFVLMINATGIINVWLLSQTPAYVVVFLFALPTYLIVQGGVRAIGRYAELVFYLTLWIPFVLTTAYREVNWLNLLPVIKDGWHPIWEASKSTVLSFLGFEIGYFAYPFLQKKQYASLGIVIANTLTMLVYISVIIVCFAYFSPDEITEYTWPTLNLWKAIEFRFLERVDILFLSSYLFILSTTVSPYIYFCVFSSSQLFGMKDHRKHLRLFLLLVPVAVWLYTPSFIDLKKASQIWSYTGLFFAYTLPLLAWGPIRLSKRAEGGKKA, encoded by the coding sequence ATGAAAAAGTATACATACAACCAATTGAGCGTCCTCCAGTACATTCTCCTCATTCATGGGGCACAAGTAGGGATCGGAGTATTGACGATTCCCAGAGAATTGGCGGAGAAGGCGAGCACCGATGGATGGATATCGCTTTTGATTGGATGGCTTGGGGCAACGCTAGTCAGTCTTGTCATCACGAACATGATGAAGCAGTACCCGGAGAAGACGATTATCGATATATTTCCATTGATCCTGGGCAAGTGGCTCGGTCGTGTCGCTATTGCTTTGATGTCCATTTATTGCGGGATAGCGGCGTTCGTTTTGATGATAAATGCCACGGGAATTATTAATGTGTGGCTCCTGTCTCAGACACCGGCCTATGTCGTCGTATTCCTTTTTGCTCTGCCGACCTATCTTATTGTCCAGGGAGGGGTTCGCGCGATTGGAAGGTACGCCGAGCTCGTGTTCTATCTTACACTTTGGATACCTTTTGTTCTCACGACGGCTTATCGAGAAGTGAATTGGTTAAACCTGCTGCCAGTAATCAAGGATGGCTGGCATCCAATATGGGAAGCGAGCAAATCCACGGTACTCTCTTTTCTTGGATTTGAAATTGGTTATTTCGCCTACCCTTTTTTGCAAAAAAAGCAATATGCGTCTCTCGGCATTGTCATTGCGAATACATTGACGATGCTTGTGTATATATCTGTCATCATCGTTTGCTTTGCTTATTTTAGCCCCGATGAAATCACGGAGTATACATGGCCTACGCTCAATCTATGGAAAGCCATCGAGTTCCGTTTTTTGGAACGTGTCGATATTCTATTTCTCTCTAGTTATTTGTTTATATTGTCAACAACTGTATCGCCGTACATCTATTTTTGTGTCTTTTCATCCAGTCAGTTATTCGGCATGAAGGATCACCGCAAGCATTTGCGTCTGTTCCTTCTTTTAGTTCCAGTGGCGGTATGGTTATATACGCCATCCTTTATCGATCTGAAGAAAGCGTCACAAATTTGGAGCTATACAGGATTGTTCTTTGCTTATACGCTTCCGTTACTGGCTTGGGGACCGATCAGGCTATCGAAACGAGCGGAAGGAGGGAAAAAAGCATGA
- a CDS encoding Ger(x)C family spore germination protein, translating to MRAFAQILLWSLLVIMLAGCKDQINLEDTTLSLMVGIDLNEKNELLYYISSPVFSREAKEKSEQYGIRSSTIREARMGFDERVTGLTQPGKIQVLVMGKKLLAHPDWFRLLDVVFRDAKFSVNARMAVHDGPVNELFDFKPKDKPRLSIHVTKLIDTANSRNLTVKTRAQELHRQMYEKGMTSTLTELKKEKKAVKVMGTALLKENGTYAGSIEPRDTILLQTLLHEKQGELSVTIPIKEPNAHNQIVKDRISFFIKGVKKKVKTTYQNGRFHFDVHFNLRVSVSERMFPYDMKKDYKKMERMISDELQKDYMKLIKKCQEIGVDPFGFGLYARAYEYKEYKKVEDDWTKAFSNATVEVKPNVSIKGNGVIK from the coding sequence ATGAGGGCATTTGCTCAGATTCTGTTATGGAGCTTGCTGGTAATCATGTTGGCAGGATGCAAGGATCAGATCAATTTGGAGGATACCACTTTATCGCTGATGGTCGGAATTGATTTGAACGAAAAAAACGAGCTTCTCTATTATATCTCAAGCCCTGTGTTCAGTCGGGAAGCAAAGGAAAAATCTGAGCAATACGGTATCCGGTCATCTACGATTAGAGAGGCGAGAATGGGCTTTGATGAGCGAGTGACAGGCTTGACCCAACCAGGCAAAATTCAGGTGCTTGTAATGGGGAAAAAACTGCTGGCTCACCCGGACTGGTTTCGGTTGCTGGATGTCGTTTTTCGGGATGCAAAGTTCAGTGTCAACGCCCGCATGGCTGTACATGATGGTCCAGTGAATGAGTTGTTTGATTTTAAACCAAAGGACAAGCCTCGTCTGTCTATTCATGTAACAAAGCTGATAGACACAGCCAATAGCAGAAATCTGACGGTAAAGACGAGGGCGCAGGAGCTCCATCGGCAAATGTATGAAAAAGGGATGACGTCTACCCTGACTGAGTTGAAGAAAGAAAAGAAGGCGGTCAAGGTAATGGGGACGGCTTTGTTAAAAGAAAATGGAACGTACGCAGGCTCGATAGAACCGCGGGATACCATTCTTTTGCAAACGCTGCTCCATGAAAAACAAGGGGAACTGTCCGTCACCATCCCGATTAAAGAGCCGAACGCACACAATCAAATTGTGAAAGACAGGATCAGTTTTTTTATCAAAGGAGTCAAAAAAAAAGTAAAAACAACCTATCAGAACGGTCGATTTCATTTTGACGTTCATTTCAACTTGCGAGTGTCCGTATCGGAGCGAATGTTTCCGTACGACATGAAAAAGGACTACAAAAAGATGGAGCGAATGATCAGTGACGAGTTACAGAAGGATTACATGAAGTTAATCAAGAAATGCCAGGAAATCGGTGTAGACCCATTTGGGTTTGGTCTCTATGCGCGTGCCTATGAATATAAGGAATACAAAAAGGTAGAGGATGATTGGACGAAAGCTTTTTCCAATGCAACAGTTGAAGTCAAGCCAAACGTATCGATTAAGGGAAATGGCGTCATAAAGTGA
- a CDS encoding acireductone dioxygenase: MAQIRFHDNNEYISAPEEVVSFLDTQEIIYEKWGVDRLDPKHRDNYSPTDEEKQEILDTFKPEIDAISQRRGYLTADIIVLSDKTPNLDELLVKFKGEHHHTDDECRFCVDGHGIFAIKGKDDRYFDVELEPGDLISVPPNYRHYFTLMDDRKIKAIRLFVTPAGWEAIY, from the coding sequence ATGGCACAAATTCGTTTTCACGACAACAATGAGTACATCTCAGCACCCGAGGAAGTTGTCTCCTTCCTAGACACCCAAGAGATCATTTACGAAAAATGGGGCGTGGATCGCCTTGATCCGAAGCACCGTGATAACTACAGCCCGACAGACGAGGAAAAACAAGAGATTCTCGACACCTTCAAGCCGGAAATCGATGCGATCAGCCAACGTCGCGGTTACTTGACAGCGGACATTATCGTCCTCTCTGACAAAACCCCTAACCTTGACGAGCTGCTGGTGAAATTCAAGGGCGAGCATCACCACACAGACGATGAGTGCCGCTTCTGCGTCGATGGTCACGGCATTTTCGCCATCAAAGGCAAAGATGACCGCTACTTCGACGTCGAGCTGGAGCCAGGCGATCTGATCTCCGTACCACCGAACTACCGCCACTACTTCACCCTGATGGACGACCGCAAAATCAAAGCGATTCGCCTGTTCGTCACTCCTGCTGGCTGGGAAGCAATCTATTAA
- a CDS encoding methylthioribulose 1-phosphate dehydratase translates to MTATLEQRLDAFRRLDDAKLTFARRDWFPGTSGNLSIKIQNDPLQFAVTASGKDKTKLSPEDYLVVDQDSRPVDETTLKPSAETLIHAVVYKTFPKAGACFHVHTVWNNLISELYFGQRAFSIQGQELIKGLGIWEENARITVPIVENFADIPTLATEIEKVITPEVPGVLIRNHGIYTWGGNDFEAKRHLEAFEFLFEYHARWLQLRQAVVSTTTTN, encoded by the coding sequence ATGACTGCAACACTCGAACAACGTCTGGATGCCTTTCGCCGTCTGGATGACGCCAAGCTGACATTTGCCCGCCGGGACTGGTTTCCCGGCACTAGTGGCAATCTCTCGATTAAGATACAAAACGATCCCTTGCAATTTGCCGTAACGGCAAGCGGCAAAGACAAAACCAAGCTGTCCCCCGAAGATTATCTGGTCGTGGATCAAGACTCGCGTCCGGTGGATGAAACTACGCTCAAGCCTTCCGCGGAAACACTCATCCACGCCGTCGTCTACAAAACGTTCCCGAAGGCGGGTGCTTGCTTCCACGTCCATACCGTATGGAACAACCTCATTTCCGAGCTGTACTTTGGACAACGCGCTTTCTCCATTCAAGGACAAGAGCTGATCAAGGGACTCGGAATCTGGGAAGAAAACGCGCGCATTACTGTTCCGATTGTTGAGAACTTTGCCGATATTCCGACCTTGGCTACCGAAATTGAAAAAGTGATCACACCAGAAGTTCCCGGTGTACTCATCCGTAACCACGGTATCTACACGTGGGGCGGCAATGACTTCGAGGCCAAGCGCCACCTGGAAGCTTTTGAATTCCTATTCGAGTATCACGCCCGCTGGCTGCAATTGCGCCAAGCAGTCGTGTCCACTACAACCACCAATTAA